The Vigna unguiculata cultivar IT97K-499-35 chromosome 11, ASM411807v1, whole genome shotgun sequence genomic sequence catatattaatttaaattataaataattgtaaaatcgTTTTTTTTAACACATCatatataagattttatttcaaacaaaaagaatcacggaatattatatatatatttagattactaatcattatatattaaaattacatgtaatataaaaaatcaaattgtaattataattatatgaaacacttttatttaagtaacttttaaataaaaaagtaattattattttctggAAAAATATTGTTCACGATATATTGCAAATGCAAATTAATTATgtgattttgttatgaaaagattaatttacttaattgaattataaattcaaaaataatgtaTGCActgatttaatattataatatcaaaattaatatataacaaataatttataagctctaaatgaaatataattatttttaataaactataatactaaaagtaaattattaaactaaaattaaaaataattatatatatatatatatatatatttaaattctataattattttaatttgaaatatatttttctatcttaattatattaattaatatttttatgtttagatTTAAGGTAGCAGTAATTagcaaaaaaatgagaaaaaaaacagttaaaaaataatacaaatttaaaattaacatggATTTTTATTGGAATTATGATAGACCGAACTTAGTTTCCTTGCTGATATGAATGTGACTTTATGCACAAACATTCTTTGCCTATCTCAAGAACAATATCAAAGAGCATCAACATATTCTTTTTCTCTCCAATACCAAACagaaagataaaagaaacaaaaaaacgCTCTCATTTAAGCGAGTAAACAGAATTAATCCAAACCAATTAAGCTGAGTGAATACAAGACTAGTGCAGAGAAAATGCAAAAACATTTTACTTAAGCAACAATAAAATCTGAACCCATAACATTCACATTATCTGAATCTAATCAGTTCCATGAATTTTCTAACAGTTTCCACACTTATTACAAGCATGTTAAGCATCAGAAGCAGCTATAATGAATGTTGCATATACTAATACTACCTTCTGCGCTTTAGGGGTCCTGTCTTATAGCCACTCTTGGTTGGCTTGCCCCAAGGAGTGCGAGATCCTTTCCCCCATTTTCCACTACTCTTGCTTTTACCCTCTCCTCCTCCATGAGGATGATCTACCGGATTCATTGCCACTCCTCGAACAACCGGTCTCCGACCAAGCCATCGGCTGTGACCGGCCTTCCTAAGCTTGCGATCTCCATGGCTTGGATTAGATACAACACCGATGGTGGCCCTACACCGAGAATCAATTAACTTTTTAACACCGGAGGGCATCTGGATTAAACAGTATGCTGATGTGGGCTCTTTCAAGATCTTTGCACTGGTTCCTGCAGCTCGGACAAGCTTGCCACCTTGCCCTGGGTTCAACTCAATGTTGTGAATGATTGTTCCAATTCGCATTGCAGACAGTGGCATGCAACTCCCAATTCGTGAGTTTATGTCAGAATACATCATTTGATTCATCATACTCTCTCGCGTTCTTTGAGCACTGGTGTTTGTTACCTCTGAGAAAAGGCAGAACAAACACATGTAACTAAACGATATAGAAAGAAGTAACAAGGGTAGCATAGAAGCCATAATTTCCATTTGGATCTTGCAGGTCTAAGATAGCATTTAGCCCATAGACCaaataaaatgtacaaattTCAAAccccatgtttttttttttttaattttaaaacgcaaCCCATGTAAATTTTCTTTGGTTCGTCTTCTAACAAGTGTACCTAATGCTACCTTAAACAACATTATTTTGAAGTAGGGCATGGACAAGGCTATTACTTGTTCTTATTGCTACAAAATACTACAAAACTAATGTTCTTATTGTTGAGAATTAAAGGAGAAATGAATGTACCAGAAGAGAATCTGCGAAGAGTATTGGCTAACAAGTTCAGTGTTGATGAAGCAGTGCGACTTCTCCACAGTGACAAAGCCATTTCAAACATGCAGTGCCTACAAATTCAGGGCCTATTTGCTTAAGCTTATAACAGATTgtaaattatataaagaaaaaatgacaTTTATAGAGGTTTTATGTTAAGCAGAAGTTTACATTTGgatataatcatataaaaaaacatacctAGAAAAGTGATTTTACATATCATTTCTTAAGAAATAAGTTTGGAttcaaaaatgttttcttttggttcaggttaaaaatttaaaaatgtaaaccACAATTACATTCATAAGTATTtacagaaaattaaaaatagtacaattaaaTAATGTTGTGTAATGAAAAACAGTTGGCCAATGACATTTGTATAGAAAATCCACAATATACATTCACGTACAGCAGTATTTCACAGTAGCAAGTGCAAGTTGTAAGCCTGTTTACTTTCATGTTGTTCATTGTGCTTGTAACTCAAGATAATTAGTATCATGGAACAAGTCAAGTATATGTTAAAGTGGGAAGCAGTTGTTTGTTTTCTCCATTTTCTTGCAAGTAAATTAAGGTGTACATAGTGCAAACATAACCAATACCCAACATATGTTctgaaaacatgaaaaatggGTCTGTAGTGTGTACTCACTGGTCTCTACGTGATTCCTCCTTAGGAACAATAACCATCACTTCTTTTTCAGTAGAACTCATTATACCAATATGATTGCTATTGGTAAAGTTAAAGGCCCGAGAGTCAAAATAATTGATGGTATCATGCCTCACAGGGAGACAGAAAGGGCACATACTATGAATTATGAACACTACCCAGTTTTTCTAAGTAAAAAACAGGATATATGAACATAATAAAATGAGAAATTGACTATACTAGTTATGTGGATTAGCCCCAAAAACAATATATACTACCAACACAACTATATTTTGTTCCTTCAGCTAATTGGGTCCTCGTTTTAGCAGCAGTATCACATGTTATTTCTACAACACACAgctcttcaatttcaattttcaacctTTTGACCCAACTTCTCAGTATGATTTCTTTTTGGAAAAACCAGACGCCTTCATTAAATAAGAtcaatataatttgttttcctCTTACAAGAATCACCACACAATTTTCATACAACAGCACCAAACTAAGACGGAGAGAGATATGGAAGAAAAAATACACAATAGTGGATGTCTAAATATCCAAATTTTCAACCGAAAAAACAATTGACCCGATatttattcataacaaaatgtACAGAGCATAATGTCCCCCAGtacaaaaatattagtattcATGTTAGGGATCCCTTTGTAGACATGGATAGCTGTGTACAAAATGGGTGCATTTTCAAGCTAGCCATGGTGAATTATGGGAGGTTTGCATTGATTTCAAGAGAAAGGTGAAACAGGTTGAAAAAACAAAGTGAAGCAACAAAATATTGCAGGCAACAAGAGAATCGagcaataacaataaaaattgaaCTTGAAATCACGAGAAGCTGTAACGTTTGAAAAAGAATACCAAGGAGGAGAAAGCCTTAACTCTAAACATATCTATTAtccatttaattaattatcttaaaagaCATCTCTCACAGAAATAATCATTGTTATTGTTTAACAATTGCCATAGAGCACTGCCCaattgtgataaattaaaaatgataaccATCAATTATCTTCTGAATAACCATCTCTTTCAACCAGGTGTCCCTGTTGAGTTCACCATAAATCAACATATGCTAGAAATTGAATAGGATCAAAAAAACAAGTTACCAAACAGAACATATAGGAATCAATTTCTTTCATAAATAATACATGTAGGAACtgatttctttaaaaaaaaaaaaaaaaaaaaaaaaaaaaaaaaaaactctaatggTTTTCTAGGAATAAAATGTGTTATCTTGCAAGAAAGACTAAACTAGTAAACAAATTGGACATTTTTCCATGGCTTCGGCATATGTTCAGTAGAAGATCAATTCAACATCGTACATTTCTAATAACATTCAAACCAATCAGCTCCAAACGGTCCAAGACGACAGTGTTCTACAAATTACAACGACTACCCCACATAATTTCTAACTGTTATATAGTATAACCCCAGTTATCAAACTTGCGAGCCAACTCCACATCCTCTAACTTAAATATCTCGCACGCATAATCATTTCTTTTTCAGCAGGCTCGTGTGAACTCGATTAAAAAACGGTTTTAGAGACGATTCAGCGAGTTCGGTTggattcaagaaaagaaaaatcaaaaaacGACAAtgcattttcttgtttttaggtCATGATTTATGCAGAACGTACCTAGGCAAGTTTGTGTCCGTTTCGGGTGTGGATGCTGCGTCCTCCTATCGCACTAACAGATCTGTGACGCGTCTTTCTCAGGTCGTTTTGCGTTTCCACCTTCACCTGGGAAGCTTCTGCAATCTCAGGCTTTTTACTTTCTGCAAccccaaattttcaaaataattattttaccctTTCAGGTTCATGTTCCGAACCAagcttttcaaatttttttatcgaTTAAGTATGATTTTAGTGGTTTAACTTcttgataatttaaattaatttcttttaaaatccTGATCCAAttagtttcttaattttaaaaatacataaatttaatttttttaattaaagtttattaaaattatttaacattttaaatatgatttgtaacatcccatttaatagttttccatactatcaaacaaaaatattatattatggtCAAACATAGCAGATAGTAAAAGCAAACAAAACACGCGTGGAATAAACATCTCTAGTACAGTCCTTCACACGTAAACATCGAAGAACTCATATACATCAGATAGGAGTGGGTAGAAGGGATTATAGACTACACCCAAAAGctcaaaataatacaataaaagtCTAACTACAGTGGCACCCCTTGCCAAACTCCAACTTCTGCTCAAGAGGAAGCGTCTCCATCAGGTTTCAGCTCTGCTCCCACCAAacataggtgatcattgcaaagggaTAATATGCAAAAAGCAGACACACAACAAGAATGATAAGCTAACTGAAAGAAGTAAATATCAACACACTTCACAATAAAAGATATCATTTATAGCATGTAATTCAATCATaaattatagactctatatccggattgtgtaagtgacgttggagctcttggtggcttgcacctgtaacggtttccagactctgcagagtctggacacatggagtattcacccgaccgttcccagggtaagtcccctccacgtctaagacttgatcgagtccgacgacgaggacctcctgctactcctcacgacataatccattctactctatctgagcttgaatgattattggagtttcaggataccaaccatttTAGATTCCTTacatccttacacacactaaaaATTCCTACtcgaatttcccttgaaattccatcCAAACTTCATCTCTTCATACTTACATTCATCCAATTAAATTATTCTATACATCAATGGTAACATTCCAATCATACGGAGTCTAAATTGCACAAAGatgctttaaaatatatatttgtaccaaggaaacaaattttgaaacacTACTACTGCAGTgcctctcgcttaggctagaaagtctagcctaggcgaaaggttatctcgctcaggcgagtcagtctcgcctaggcgagtcagtctcgcctaggcgagacaccaACAGTggcaaaaatagaaaattgggcgaaccctcgctcaggctaggctggttcgctcaggcgagatcgtgatctcgctcaggcgagtctagctcgcctaggcgaggcttcGCGTAGGAACAGAGGTGCGTTTtcctggtattttcgctcaggcgagcggtactcgcctaggcgaaaatatcAGGTCACGAACCTGTTCCTTCATGCAGCAAGCCAGTTTCCCTTTAGCACCCAATCAAATACTCATCAATTCACACAATTTCAAACACCAAATCCATAAATCAAACATGCAATTCAAGCTTTTTTCACGGATTTTCTAGAAAACCTTAAAGAGagggttagcttcccttaccttccCACAACCAAGCCCAAGCAAGATCAGCTCTCAACAGAAGAATGGTACCACTTCAACACTTAAGGAGCTGAAAGGGAATTCTAGACATGAGTTTATTCCCAAATTTCGACCCAACCACTTAAAGACCCTAAAATCAGAAAGAAGGAAGGTGAACTGAGGAAATTGAAATTCGACTTACGCGTAAGGATGGATCGAACAGCTTGGGGAGGAGGTTCTGTGGTGATCTCAGGTTGTGTTGCTGTTGCTGAAAGAATGAAAACAGATTTAGGGATTGAATTTAGAAAATCTGAACTTCTTTGGTGGTTAGAGAGAAGGAGGAGAATTGTGAAGTAGAGAGATGTAGGTGAGTGGAGTATATCTCCTTGTGTGCTGGCAGAGAGTGTTCTTAGAAAggggaaaaaaaagaataaaagagggTTCTCACatgatttataataatatttaagataacaataatataaaaatctatTAAATCATGTAAATTAGTCAAATACAATGAATGAACTAAAGTCCTTTTGTCTAATAAAATTCACTCACCCGGTATAAGAATAAAGAATTAACATTTTTCTACCCTTAGTTATTATTTATGACATGACAAggttaatgtaaaatttaagtttgattaaaattttcttctcttttccatTAGCAACCTTTTAAGTGTATTCactaagattaaaaaaatatttatttacaacttACCTTTaaggattattattttttactatccatcaaaactaacattttatttgaaaccatattacaaaaatcaatgttcaaataaaagaaaaaagaggcaattataataagtattattataaatatggaCATGAGATGCCCACattatcaaaagaaaataaaattgaaacaagTTAAGAAGCAAACCCAAAATTGGTGTTAAAAGTGATAATAGTAaaacccaaaattttaaaaacaagagTTATTCTTTTCCctaaactattataaaaaattatatttatttttaagctaaatagtaaaatatttattttccatgttttattgaaagtcacgtaaaaacatttttttcaacaacaatttaatttaaacacaaaaatattactttttataataatttaagaaaaaatatatttaacttgaaaagaaaaggagttgtaaaaaataagttaaattatttatctGTGAATTAAAAACCAGACAAAAACACGGTGATTCAGTGACAGAGAGAagagacaaggaaaagaaaaacaagaggCGAAATGTCACAGCAGGGAAAGCTAATTCCATTAACACTGCCATGCTAGCCATTTTCTCTTTCATCAATTCCCGCCACTGCTCTTCAACGCTCTCTCCAAAACATGCGCTCCAAGGACAGAATCGCTTACTTCTACGACGGTGCGTTTTCCCTTCATATTCTTCAAATCGCGTTTCTTcgtttctttgttttcttgttCGATTCTTCTCTCACGAAATTGAACTCATGATGTTCGTCAACGCTCTTCGTATCACGCGATTTTCAAATTCCTAGCTCAGTTCGTTCTTGAATATCGAACCCTAGTCATGTGAGGTTTTTCGTGGGGAGATACCGAAGATTCGTTAACCGGTGCAGCAAGTTGTGAGCAATACCATATAAAAGCACCGGAACTATTTTCAACCTAAAATCAAGAAAATGAGTTTATAGttctttctatttatatattattcattttacttaatttataaCTTGGAAGTTTCAACTCACAAGTTTCCTTGACAATAAGGATATGAATTTGTCTTTAGAACTGTTTTAGGTTTCTGAATCTGCTCCATGCTTGGCTCAGTATTTTTCTGAAAATTCAGTGTAGAGAATTTTCGATAGTTGCACTTTAAAAACCTCTATTTGTCTGTGTCACTGTGGAGTTTagttttgcatattttttttattattactcatGCTGTTCAGTAAGAAAATCAGCATCTGCAATGACAGTCGAGTTCTGTGAGGAGCTGTTCGATCTTGAATACCAATTAGTTATCGGGTTCTAGGTTTTAAATTGTGGCTACAACATCAAGGTTTTTGTGGTTTTCACAACCACATGGGGACACCAGCCACGTTTATTTGCGGTATGACGACAATTTAAAACCTTGGCTCATGTCAAGAAGTTCCTTTAGTATAAATTGAaaagtgaaattatttaatgaaagtGCAATGTTTAGTTGATTGAGAACTTAGAAAAGCTTTGCTTTTCAATTTCCGTTTAATGTCTGTTTATTTTTGAATCCTTAACAGTGTCATGACAGTCGgattaatatttatgttatcTGCTAGGTTTTGTTTCTTTGCATGTTTTTTGTCTACTCATGTATTTCAATGTTCATATTGCAGGCGATGTCGGTAGTGTTTACTTTGGGGCAAAGCATCCAATGAAGCCGCACCGGCTTTGCATGACACATCATCTTGTTCTCTCATATGACCTTCATAAGAAAATGGAGATTTATGTTAGTTACATATATAGGCTGTTctgcatttttttaatatgtttgtcTTTTTGTTGCCAAGTTGTTGATTGCATAATATTGTTCTGATGGTTTCTATTTTATGTATGATCCAGCGTCCACATAAGGCTTATCCTGTTGAGCTTGCCCAGTTTCACTCGGCTGATTATGTTGAGTTTTTGCACAGGATTACGCCTGACACTCAGCACTTGTTCTTAAATGAACTGACAAAATGTATGCTATTCAGTTTTAAAGGCATTCAGATATGATTTTAAGTGTTGCGATAAAGCCCAAATACTGAATGGTAATTTGTTCTAGATGTAGCTGTCACTAAATTAGGGTTCCATGTCCAGAAACATTCGCCTGGGGAGGGGGAGGGGGGGAGAGGAGGAGGAGAATTCCATAAATGTTTTGGATGAACATTATCCAACCCTAATGTTCATGGCAGTTAAGCTTGGGGGGAAAGGATGGCTTTCGAAAGTACTGTAGAATATAGTAAATGTTTTACCTATAATTCCTGTTACTTTTCATCAAATATGTGGTTACCTCCCTAGTCCtttctataaattattgatatttgaCTTATGAAATTAATGTTTTCCAACCACAATGGCTATAtagttatttttcttatatattatcaACTTACTGTCTAGCTACTGGCTAAAATCACGtttctcttatttttgttaatcATTTGTGTCAGATAATCTTGGAGAAGACTGTCCTGTATTTGACAACTTATTTGAATTTTGTCAGATTTATGCTGGTGGAACTATAGGtataatatgtttataataGTGCTTCTCTGAGTTTTTGTTATGCCTAGTTTGCTATATGTATGCTGATTGACTTATGTGCCTGCAGATGCTGCACGCCGATTGAACAACCAACTTTGTGATATTGCTATAAACTGGGCTGGTGGACTTCACCATGCCAAGAAATGCGAGGCATCTGGGTTTTGTTACATCAATGACTTGGTTTTAGGAATCTTGGAGCTTCTTAAATATCATGCCCGTGTTTTGTATATTGATATAGATGTGCATCATGGTGATGGCGTAGAAGAAGCCTTCTACTTCACTGATAGGTCAGTTGGTTTCTAATATCATGTTAGGCTTATGAGGTGAAGCTATTAACGATTGAGAATATAGGGAGTTTAGCCATACTGCTTATGACTTCTCTACCTTGTTAAATGGTAACTTTCTCATTACAGGGTGATGACTGTCAGTTTTCATAAGTATGGAGACCTGTTCTTCCCGGGTACCGGTGATGCTAAGGTAATTTTCTTTATTCTGTTTGTATCTTTGGTTGTGCCAATTAGTCTATTCTATCACAaccttatttttaaatactcTATATAGATTGGAATGATTTGAACTGATTTTACCATATTAAAGGAAATaggagaaagagaaggaaaGTTTTATGCCATAAATGTCCCATTGAAGGATGGAATAGATGACCTTAGCTTCACGCGACTCTTCAAAACTgtaagttcaatttttttttttttttgttttgcttttctttttctgccAAACTTCAACCTAATTTATAAAGCTTctcattttaatattcattgCATTATTTCTGCTTGGTGGTAATTTGTCTGaacttttttaaatacttatgCCATAGATTATTTCCAAAGTAGTTGAAACATATCAACCTGGTGCAATAGTTCTCCAGTGTGGAGCGGATTCGCTTGCTGGAGATCGCTTGGGTTGCTTCAATCTCTCTATTGATGGTGCTTATCTACCTGTAAATTTCCTATTCTGATGAAAATATCACCATTCATTGTTAGGGATAAATCCCGGTTGTTCTTGTTTATGTTCTCAGTCTGTCTTTTCAAATATTGGTCTGTATTACTTAGTGGATGGTTTAgcttaattagattttttttgtttctttaatagGTCACTCCGAATGTGTTAGCTTTGTGAAAAGATTCAATTTGCCATTGCTGGTGAGTTTATATCAGTTTATGTTTGCCTTCCAGTCACATGTGCTATGGATGATTTTACAAGAATGGACTTCTATCACAGGTCACTGGAGGTGGGGGATACACAAAAGAAAATGTTGCTCGATGTTGGACTGTTGAAACAGGAGTTCTTCTAGATACAGAGCTTCCTAATGGTATTAGTCAGCCTCTTTTCAAGTCTTGAATTATGACATGTTAtaccaagatttttttttaacggGATGGaacatttattttgttcaagCTTCAAAGTGAAACTAAAACACTATTGTCATGTGAATTATCAAGTGATGGTGATTTGAACACTACAGACCTTTGATGCTATGTAAAGTCCCCCTCCAAATTCACTGAATACTGAATCTCCTCTCCATTTTTCCCACCCTTTTCACCCTCTTTGCCTATTCCTTGTTATGACCAAGACCCCTGCTCTGCCCCTTTCTCATAATTTCTATGAGCATAGGATTTCGGTAGTTGCACACAACACTTGGAATGGGTGAAAAGAATATGCAATACTAATTTTCCCTCAGGAGCATAGGAGAGTTTTCAGTACATTAATTTAGTAATTGTTGCATTATATTT encodes the following:
- the LOC114168382 gene encoding uncharacterized protein LOC114168382 codes for the protein MFEMALSLWRSRTASSTLNLLANTLRRFSSEVTNTSAQRTRESMMNQMMYSDINSRIGSCMPLSAMRIGTIIHNIELNPGQGGKLVRAAGTSAKILKEPTSAYCLIQMPSGVKKLIDSRCRATIGVVSNPSHGDRKLRKAGHSRWLGRRPVVRGVAMNPVDHPHGGGEGKSKSSGKWGKGSRTPWGKPTKSGYKTGPLKRRR
- the LOC114168333 gene encoding histone deacetylase 9, with translation MRSKDRIAYFYDGDVGSVYFGAKHPMKPHRLCMTHHLVLSYDLHKKMEIYRPHKAYPVELAQFHSADYVEFLHRITPDTQHLFLNELTKYNLGEDCPVFDNLFEFCQIYAGGTIDAARRLNNQLCDIAINWAGGLHHAKKCEASGFCYINDLVLGILELLKYHARVLYIDIDVHHGDGVEEAFYFTDRVMTVSFHKYGDLFFPGTGDAKEIGEREGKFYAINVPLKDGIDDLSFTRLFKTIISKVVETYQPGAIVLQCGADSLAGDRLGCFNLSIDGHSECVSFVKRFNLPLLVTGGGGYTKENVARCWTVETGVLLDTELPNEIPENDYIKYFAPEFSLKIPNGQIENLNSKSYLSTIKMQVLENLRCIQHAPSVQMQEVPPDFYIPDFDEDEQNPDERIDQHTQDKHIQRDDEYYEADNDNDQMDVS